One window of Metopolophium dirhodum isolate CAU chromosome 3, ASM1992520v1, whole genome shotgun sequence genomic DNA carries:
- the LOC132940112 gene encoding uncharacterized protein LOC132940112 isoform X2 codes for MIYPPSFKYEIVKDDNVNITLRCDVKSMEDTNVWVAEFGKINYLNWNVRTSVPNGQRIVCSKNFVCQHSGFQKPSISENQKGISKNAECPAKVKAVIKLDTVSTRKKDPFIKTPNMC; via the exons atgatttacccaccatcatttaaatatgaaattgtcaAAGATGACAATGTAAATATAACTTTAAGATGTGATGTGAAATCTATGGAAGACACCAATGTGTGGGTTGCTGagtttggtaaaataaattatttaaattggaacGTTAGAACTAGTGTTCCAAATGGGCAGCGAATTGTGTGTtc aaaaaactttGTTTGTCAACATAGTGGATTTCAGAAGCCTAGTATATCTGAAAATCAAAAAGGAATTTCGAAAAATGCTGAATGTCCAGCTAAGGTTAAGGCTGTTATTAAACTGGACACAGTATCTACAAGGAAGAAAGATCCATTTATTaag ACTCcaaatatgtgttaa
- the LOC132940112 gene encoding uncharacterized protein LOC132940112 isoform X1, whose product MIYPPSFKYEIVKDDNVNITLRCDVKSMEDTNVWVAEFGKINYLNWNVRTSVPNGQRIVCSKNFVCQHSGFQKPSISENQKGISKNAECPAKVKAVIKLDTVSTRKKDPFIKVFINSIKLIINFFVFLFSL is encoded by the exons atgatttacccaccatcatttaaatatgaaattgtcaAAGATGACAATGTAAATATAACTTTAAGATGTGATGTGAAATCTATGGAAGACACCAATGTGTGGGTTGCTGagtttggtaaaataaattatttaaattggaacGTTAGAACTAGTGTTCCAAATGGGCAGCGAATTGTGTGTtc aaaaaactttGTTTGTCAACATAGTGGATTTCAGAAGCCTAGTATATCTGAAAATCAAAAAGGAATTTCGAAAAATGCTGAATGTCCAGCTAAGGTTAAGGCTGTTATTAAACTGGACACAGTATCTACAAGGAAGAAAGATCCATTTATTaaggtatttataaattcaattaaactcataattaatttttttgtctttttgttTAGCTTGTGA